The Anas acuta chromosome 2, bAnaAcu1.1, whole genome shotgun sequence genomic interval GaacaaactgtaaaaataacacCGCAGCTGTACAGGGGGTCATTTATACAGCTATACTTCCTGGAGACATTTTTTGTAGAACTTAGTTTAgggacagggagaagaaaatacttaGCACATTATCTACATTATGAAGGGAACATGGGGCAACCATGTGCAAATTGGGGCCAGTTTAGTGCTGGCACCGGACCAGTATCATCACGGTTGTGCCATTCCCTCTCTCACACAGGCCCATCAGCTGAGGAGCTACCAACTTGAGCTAGTGCCTTGTCACTGAGTAATGCCAGTCACCTCTAAGGCCGTTTTCTCAGATCTGCTCAACTACTGACAACTCAGCCAAACCCTtccagaaatgtctttttttttttttttcctgcagcattgCCTACCTGTTTGGCTTGGAAAATATGCACAGCATTAGATGACTTTGTCTCAATAGTTTCATAAAGTTTTCGATAAATGcactttaagaaataaaaatgactacTTTTCTGGTTTCTGTCTTGGCAACAGTGGAGATGGCTGAGGTTACTTTTTCATTGGTAATCCTGTATTTACTATCAGCATAATGGAAAACACTCTTCTGTGCAATGTTAACATTTCAGACACAAACCATCCCTGACAGGTACATGGCTAAATACTAAAAAAGTTGGGATTTTACGGGGTCGGTGTTGTTTTTATAACAGAACTCCAAAGACACATACTAAGAAATAGGGTTTCCAAAAAGGAACAGTTCTGATTCCTCTGTCAAAAGTagtttttctccaaaatatgcagaaatgtaATTGTTCCATACAAAGCTTCTTGCCAAGTTTGCAGCCTGGAATCCAGTCATCTATTTCTATCACAGTGGGCCTTTATTTCTGCTTGAAATGCAAGCGTCAGAGCAATCCTGAACTATGGAGTCGTTACTGGTACCCCCACAACAAACACATTCCAGAGTTAAATTGTGTAACAtaataagtattaaaaaataaataaataaataatcaaaatactTACTGTTGTGTTTGCATCAGCGGCATACTAGTATTGTCGTAGCTGTCTGTGTGAAGGGGTGGCACAATCTCGCCAGTAACTGGGTGAAACACGGGCAGTGTGGAAAGGGGCCAGGCTATCTCCCTGTTTTTAGACATGTCGCGCAGCTCTTTAGTCGATTTCTGTATAGCGCTGTGGTGGACCAACTGGATGCTAGgtcaaaaaggaaataaaatagtaaatacGTATTTTAAGTGCTCTGTCTAAACTGAAAGACttttacaattattattttttaaaaatatacaaggACTAATGCATGCTACAGACTCCATAGTGCAGCAATTACAGCAAACCCTTCCATagttaatttaataaataatggatttatttcattttgaaggCAGTAATTATTCTACTAGACTCTGCTGTCTGGAGAAGTATTTTGCATAGGATCCAATACTGTGCAATTTACtgctatttttccatttatttgctgcagttcaaataaaacttttggTAACTCCTGATTCATGTGGTACATCcaaaaaacttcaaagaaaattaattttaaaacattctatGCTGTAGCCACTGGACACCTTCCAGGATATTCCTTCTCCTGTCCACTACTTTGAAGATACAGACTGGGAGGTCCAACGATCAGGAGAATAAActatattttaagatatttattCTTAACAGAACTAATTTATTACAGACTAATTTATTTACAGAACTGACAGTTGTTAATTTCAAACCCTTTTTATTCTGATCTTCTAGCCTCACCAAGACTCTGatttaaaagcagctttcacATTTATGAATTAAACCATGGATTAGAGAGAATGAAAGAAGATTATGACACACATGTATGAAGCATGACAAGctactgaaaatggaaattaaatgataaaagaaaaataacaggaaagaaGACACTTACTCTGGTGTTTGcatgtttctcttttccctaaaaacaaaacaaaatttatgaATTAAATAATAGCATTGATAGTTGGAACATTAAGTCTATCTGATGATGAAAATAGTACGTGATATAGAAATGCTGACAATGTTACTGCTAAATGCAACTTGGCAGCATTTGCAACTGGGTTTATGGCAAGGCCTTGATGAACGCACGTACAGAGATGGGGTACTGatgacagacacacagacacacacacgtagaaatgaaaatgcaagttAAAGAACAAGCTTCTGGctaaaataaattctgtgacAAAATGAAATTGTAGTTTGTGTAAGAAATGGCAGAAATTGCGTtacttgctgctttctgtttacGGTTACCTCTTTTATTATATGTCTAAATTCAGTTCACATCCTcaagcagatttattttataaaagttaGCATTTTAGAAATTACTTAATAGTACTGAACCAGTGATCCtttattagtattttatatGTTTGGGGGCAAGAAATTTCAGGTTTATGTGGAGATTTTTAACCCTTTCAACTAGAATAATTAAAGTCCCTGTATGCATTCTCTTGGAAATTACTGTATGTGATTAGATGACAAATAGCTCGATATTTCAAAACAGATGTCTTTtggcatgttttatttattcttttaatgaaGTGAATGGAATTCTTCTAACAAATAGTCTTCTATGCATTATAATCTTAGAAAAGTGTACAATTACTAATTAGTGTGTTAAAGTACTCACACTCCTTCCCGTCGGCAGCACATGATATAGGCAAGTATTAGAAAAAGCACCAGTGCTATTGCCGAGGGCACTGCCAGTGTAATTAGGAAATCCGAGTAATAGTCTCTGCTTTTCAGTGTATCAGAAGGTGGCTTGTATTCTCCACCATCAGGTAATATCCCCTCTCCGCGAATCACTTCCTGAAAGGTGGAAACTTGTTTGGTATTGTCAACCTGAcagccaggggaaaaaaaaaataagaaagaaaaaaaagaaaattacataaCAAAGTAAGAGAATGTAAAACCAGGAAGTACTTAAtcaatgaaaacacagaaaagaaccTGTATTACACAATAACATTTGACAAATTCTATACATTTTTGTCCAGtcactttttttaaacaataaaatcttACAGTTTATCAAAACTTTCTAGATATTATCTATATTCTAGTTTCTAATATTACGTTATCATATTGTTACTAACAAGGTAACATAGGTTACTTTTGTGCCTACCAGAGATACTGTTgggtttttcttgttgttttttgtttggttgttggtttggttttacaGATTAATTTTTGGATTATTACAAACAAATGCTATTTGAGTAAAAGttcagtttttgtttagttttttttttttgaacagcaaAACTGATTTGTGATGAATAAATCGACTTCTTTCTAGTCTTCCTAAATAACAATACTGCCCTCTCTTGTATGAAGGTGGTAGAGATGAGGAGTGTAACTTTCCTCCTCGTCGGGTCCCACTGAGTTTTAATATCGAGTGTTACAAACAGCAAGAGGCAACACCTGAGCTGCTGAGGGCTGAGCAGCTCTAGGCCATCCCCTTCCACCCAATGCAGGAAGCGTGCCATCATCAGACGAGTATTTAGTTGATCATACCCAGAGTTCAAAGGTTTTTCTACCTCCTAATTCAACTAAATTTCAGAAGACTGCATTCCTTGCCactaatacatatttttaatgtctgtatCTAAAGTTCCTGGAAATACAAACTGTGTAGTTGCTGAACTTCATATTGCACTTAAGTGACTGCCTGTTCCATCACCTCTTCATTTTCTGGTTCTTTTCTTGTTATCTTCAGTtagatatttgaaaatacacTGAATTTGCCTACACACTTGACTTTTGGTCATGTCTTTACAATTTGCAATTTAATTCACAAACAAGTGCATTAAAACTTGGGCAATGGATGAAAAGGTTTTCATGGAATGCTAGAAAGAACGCTCGCTTGGGTTTCAAGTGTATCCATTTGTATTTTCTAACTGCAAGACTGTTGGACAAAAAACAATTTACGTATTCTCTACTTATTAAATGCTGTAATATGTTTTACATGAGGTATTCCAGGTCCACCTGGTTGCTTAGTGGAACCTCAAGCCCTAAGCTGATGCACAAAAAAGATCTGTGTACCTACTGATGGGGGCAGGAGCCCACCCAGGGAATGAGAACAAGCTGTCAGACAGCAGCGTTAAGAGGAGGAATGTACTAAGTTGCCCGTCTTTTCAGAATTTGGGACCCACAAACTGAAATCCACTCTTTGATGCGTGTGTTACCTGCCAATGTCACTTGATAACGTGAGAGGAATAGAGGAAGCTATGATGGCTGTATTTTCAGTCACTGGTTTAGGTTGCAGTTATGGCAAATGGAGCTGAACTCTCTCCCAGTACACAGATCTCAGGGGACTTCCTACCCCTTGTTTTGCCTTGTGAAAAGCTGACTACGATTAGATAGAGGGAAGCTTGGctccattttctctttgatgCAGCATCCAGGAACAGTGCTGTTGGCAGCAGCAAACACCCCTAAGCCTGTTTAAATTCAGTTACGGTGGCACGCTGCCAAAACAAGTGCCAAGTGCCAAGTTCAGGAAGGTTGTGAAATTGACTGCTGTAGAAAATTATGCTTCTCTTAGGGAGTCTGTTCCTTTTACACATCCCAGGGTGACCTCTGCCTTTCTCAAAACAGCACGACAATGCTGCTTCATGATTAGTTTATGAGCCACTGCTACTGGCAGACCTTTTTTCTGGAGCAGTCCTAAGCAGTTGCTATTTGTTCTGCATCTGTACAGTTGGTTATTCTTGCATTACCGCACTattcctctgcttctccttttgaaatTCATCCTGTTTGCTCAGGCTATTTCTCCAGTTTCTCAAGATCTCTCTGAATTGTGTCCTGTCCATCTATGCACATGCAGTTCCTTTCAGCTTTACGGGGCCTGCAAACCTAATTTAATAAGCACATTCCATCATCCATATTAATGAATAATGGCAGGGAATTATTGTAATCCTGATATGACTgtggctatccagccagttttccACTAGGCCCATGAAGAATTTAATCTAGGTCACATTTCCTGAGCATACCTATTTTGATTTCATTAGCCAACactattttgtttcctttttgacCCTAAATATGTTTTATACAAATAGTATTTCTATGCTGTTAAAaagtatttccaaaaataaactaCTCAGTGCTGTAGACTCGATATTTGAGAAAACAAATCTATATACACATTTTAGGAAAGCAAGTGTGTAACTAGCAGTATTAGAGCATTCAATTAACAAACTACATCTACCTAAACAGTTATCTTTACTTTTAGCTCTGTAAGCCCTATAGGTCTTTTGCCATTTATATTAATCACAGTTAGCAAAAATTAATATCGTGGTTTCACTGTTGCTGTATTCTGAGTTCAGTCCACAGAGCAAAATCCTTTCACAATCTTAAGAGTGGCTGCTAAATGGAGAACAATGTCAACTGGTCACAATGAAGTGGAATTCGGCACAGTTGTCTGGCCAGGCTGGCAAAACTCTTACCTAAATAATGACTAGAATGAAATACTGAACTTCAACAAACATCATTTTTATGCAACAATAACATAACTCACCAGAGAGATTTTACACCAATCAATATGGAATTGAGTACGGAACTTTTTATCACATGTTATTAAGGGCTCCATTTCTTGACTGCATCTCAGCTGATTTTGTGGGTTTTCCACTTCCCGTAAGCATGAGGAGAAGGGAACATCTGCACCAACCATAACGTACACGCTGCAGAAAGAGATGAGTGACAGGCTGTCAGGATACCTCTCACAAATACCCAAAGGACAATGACATGCTCTTCCAAAGACTATTCTTGTTCACAGTAACAGTCAGACATTTTAAagactaaaatattttctttttttaatttcttctttatagtaTGCTTTATCTAAGCATAGGAATAGCAGACTGAaaccaaacagattttttagCTACATATTACAACTTACTTTGGTTTGCAGTATAATGCAAATGCTTGCTTACCGTTAGAGTTGTCAAGTCCCAGACTTCTTATCTTGGAAGTCCTAGACTTCCGAGTGTAGGTTCCTCATGTAAATAAATCAATACTACTTTtgaaaactgtattaaaaagtttaatttatcTTTTGGAAATCTTCAGTCCAGCTCAGcatactatttttaaataatttcttcccatgttttcaaataaattaattaggACTTATATTTATAAACTAATAGGAAAGTGACAAAGCCCCCAGTTTCTTCTGAAAGATTCAACACAACCGATCTGGGGAATAATGAAAGCAGCGTGTAAACACAGTACTTCATTTAGCATTACAGTGCATAAAATAACAGCAGCTCCACTGACCatattattcattttcatatttaaatatgtagAATTCTGCTGGAAAATATGGTCTGCTGCACTAGATAATAATGTATCAGTGGATCCTGGCATAGAAATTACATACtgattgctgtttttctttaaggCATTATCTAACTGAATGTTTGAAATGTAGCCACTTGCAGTAAGCGGCCCTCCTACTGCTCTAGCAAGTACAGAGTGTGTAAGCCACCCTCCTTCAGATGTGTTCAGAAACTCCAGATGCAAAACAAGGACTCTGTAACAACAATCTTGTTTGCACACAGCTTGGATTTAGACACCCTAGCCCTTCTTTAGACATTTATTTGACCCAAAACATCTAAAAGaggtaaaaaatgaaataagataaAATCACTAGACACCTTTAATTTTGCCAGGGAAAAGCACTACCACAGCCGGTATACCTGAAGAGCCTGGATCCTTATCAGTTTATAAATGGAACATCATATTGCAGAACAGAGTGTATGGTTATGAATCACATCTGGAAATAATGGATTTCTGCAGTTCACAGTCAGTAATCTAAACTCCCCAGACAGCTCAAGCTTAAAACTTTGATCTGTCCACAATGCTCTCGAAGCGCATAACTAGGGATTTCACTAAGACTACAGCTACAAATGACACTGCTAAACACTAAATGCTCATAGAAATCTGAGTGTCTTTGCAACTTGCACTCTACAACACCCTCTTTTAAATTTTTGAGTATTTAACAGTTCCTAATTTGCAAAACTCAAAAGTATACCAAACCACTTCTCAATATTAAGACTAGAATGACAAAATAAGTGTATTTACTACTAACTATTTTGTAACTAATGGAATTTATTAGTATTTGTTGAACTGTAAGATCAGTGTATAGAAAACTGTCACTtgcataaaacacaaaaaatccaTGCTACAATGGATGTTTGGAATATCAGTAAACGTTTCATATCTAACACCAATTGGGATTTCCAAAATATAGAACAATAATTGCAAAGTTTCTAGAGAGCCTGTGAAAATATTAAGCctttctgtaagaaaagaaGAGTAAAGTAGAAATAACAGACTGACACATGTGCTTACCCTTCCTTCATGTCATTAATAGGAAGTGGCACTCTCCCTCCCCTGTCCAGCGCAGAAGTAATGTTTATAGCATTCAAGCGTTCTGGCTGCCATACATTTTTCACTGCTCCAAGAAAGTCTCCCAGAACTTCACTTGCTAACATTTCTTCCACATTCATATTCCTTATGAAGAACTCCGCTTGATATGGTAAAGGAAAATCTAGTCGTAACAAAGAAGAGAGAGTTTTGCCTTAAACAATgacttcaaaacaaatattataAAGCAATGATTAGTGCAATGCCACTTTAAGGttgataaatatttacaaa includes:
- the SGCE gene encoding epsilon-sarcoglycan isoform X3, whose amino-acid sequence is MLRLPRGEARRRRRAGGRRMRRRWRQQAAAVAAERGAMRCCAAGPWPALLLTVYTILSKVHSDRNVYPSAGVLFVHVLEREYFKGEFPPYPKPGEISNDPITFNTNLMGYPDRPGWLRYIQRTPYSDGVLYGSPTVENVGKPTVIEITAYNRRTFETARRNLIINIMSAEDFPLPYQAEFFIRNMNVEEMLASEVLGDFLGAVKNVWQPERLNAINITSALDRGGRVPLPINDMKEGVYVMVGADVPFSSCLREVENPQNQLRCSQEMEPLITCDKKFRTQFHIDWCKISLVDNTKQVSTFQEVIRGEGILPDGGEYKPPSDTLKSRDYYSDFLITLAVPSAIALVLFLILAYIMCCRREGVIQLVHHSAIQKSTKELRDMSKNREIAWPLSTLPVFHPVTGEIVPPLHTDSYDNTSMPLMQTQQNLPHQTQIPQQQSAGEFRMTTFKRFEASI
- the SGCE gene encoding epsilon-sarcoglycan isoform X6, producing MLRLPRGEARRRRRAGGRRMRRRWRQQAAAVAAERGAMRCCAAGPWPALLLTAFLLSSADGNNGTVNWKTKQANSYVISRIKAVEKNVYTILSKVHSDRNVYPSAGVLFVHVLEREYFKGEFPPYPKPGEISNDPITFNTNLMGYPDRPGWLRYIQRTPYSDGVLYGSPTVENVGKPTVIEITAYNRRTFETARRNLIINIMSAEDFPLPYQAEFFIRNMNVEEMLASEVLGDFLGAVKNVWQPERLNAINITSALDRGGRVPLPINDMKEGVYVMVGADVPFSSCLREVENPQNQLRCSQEMEPLITCDKKFRTQFHIDWCKISLVDNTKQVSTFQEVIRGEGILPDGGEYKPPSDTLKSRDYYSDFLITLAVPSAIALVLFLILAYIMCCRREGVEKRNMQTPDIQLVHHSAIQKSTKELRDMSKNREIAWPLSTLPVFHPVTGEIVPPLHTDSYDNTSMPLMQTQQNLPHQTQIPQQQSAGEFRMTTFKRFEASI
- the SGCE gene encoding epsilon-sarcoglycan isoform X1; its protein translation is MLRLPRGEARRRRRAGGRRMRRRWRQQAAAVAAERGAMRCCAAGPWPALLLTVYTILSKVHSDRNVYPSAGVLFVHVLEREYFKGEFPPYPKPGEISNDPITFNTNLMGYPDRPGWLRYIQRTPYSDGVLYGSPTVENVGKPTVIEITAYNRRTFETARRNLIINIMSAEDFPLPYQAEFFIRNMNVEEMLASEVLGDFLGAVKNVWQPERLNAINITSALDRGGRVPLPINDMKEGVYVMVGADVPFSSCLREVENPQNQLRCSQEMEPLITCDKKFRTQFHIDWCKISLVDNTKQVSTFQEVIRGEGILPDGGEYKPPSDTLKSRDYYSDFLITLAVPSAIALVLFLILAYIMCCRREGVEKRNMQTPDIQLVHHSAIQKSTKELRDMSKNREIAWPLSTLPVFHPVTGEIVPPLHTDSYDNTSMPLMQTQQNLPHQTQIPQQQSAGEFRMTTFKRFEASI
- the SGCE gene encoding epsilon-sarcoglycan isoform X4 → MLRLPRGEARRRRRAGGRRMRRRWRQQAAAVAAERGAMRCCAAGPWPALLLTVYTILSKVHSDRNVYPSAGVLFVHVLEREYFKGEFPPYPKPGEISNDPITFNTNLMGYPDRPGWLRYIQRTPYSDGVLYGSPTVENVGKPTVIEITAYNRRTFETARRNLIINIMSAEDFPLPYQAEFFIRNMNVEEMLASEVLGDFLGAVKNVWQPERLNAINITSALDRGGRVPLPINDMKEGVYVMVGADVPFSSCLREVENPQNQLRCSQEMEPLITCDKKFRTQFHIDWCKISLVDNTKQVSTFQEVIRGEGILPDGGEYKPPSDTLKSRDYYSDFLITLAVPSAIALVLFLILAYIMCCRREGVEKRNMQTPDIQLVHHSAIQKSTKELRDMSKNREIAWPLSTLPVFHPVTGEIVPPLHTDSYDNTSMPLMQTQQNLPHQTQIPQQQSAGKWYS
- the SGCE gene encoding epsilon-sarcoglycan isoform X2 is translated as MLRLPRGEARRRRRAGGRRMRRRWRQQAAAVAAERGAMRCCAAGPWPALLLTAFLLSSADGNNGTVNWKTKQANSYVISRIKAVEKNGEISNDPITFNTNLMGYPDRPGWLRYIQRTPYSDGVLYGSPTVENVGKPTVIEITAYNRRTFETARRNLIINIMSAEDFPLPYQAEFFIRNMNVEEMLASEVLGDFLGAVKNVWQPERLNAINITSALDRGGRVPLPINDMKEGVYVMVGADVPFSSCLREVENPQNQLRCSQEMEPLITCDKKFRTQFHIDWCKISLVDNTKQVSTFQEVIRGEGILPDGGEYKPPSDTLKSRDYYSDFLITLAVPSAIALVLFLILAYIMCCRREGVEKRNMQTPDIQLVHHSAIQKSTKELRDMSKNREIAWPLSTLPVFHPVTGEIVPPLHTDSYDNTSMPLMQTQQNLPHQTQIPQQQSAGEFRMTTFKRFEASI
- the SGCE gene encoding epsilon-sarcoglycan isoform X5; this translates as MLRLPRGEARRRRRAGGRRMRRRWRQQAAAVAAERGAMRCCAAGPWPALLLTGEISNDPITFNTNLMGYPDRPGWLRYIQRTPYSDGVLYGSPTVENVGKPTVIEITAYNRRTFETARRNLIINIMSAEDFPLPYQAEFFIRNMNVEEMLASEVLGDFLGAVKNVWQPERLNAINITSALDRGGRVPLPINDMKEGVYVMVGADVPFSSCLREVENPQNQLRCSQEMEPLITCDKKFRTQFHIDWCKISLVDNTKQVSTFQEVIRGEGILPDGGEYKPPSDTLKSRDYYSDFLITLAVPSAIALVLFLILAYIMCCRREGVEKRNMQTPDIQLVHHSAIQKSTKELRDMSKNREIAWPLSTLPVFHPVTGEIVPPLHTDSYDNTSMPLMQTQQNLPHQTQIPQQQSAGEFRMTTFKRFEASI